The following coding sequences are from one bacterium window:
- a CDS encoding phospholipase D family protein, with protein MSVLPIHQPPPPGSATGDRSAETDPRHMLGASPRTDQPGLTLDDGTGLRVAQSRFVEDRKFSWDLFAGFTSCRILTYSVDLRTVNRLVTDFEFDEIECIIGTTATIDRIEKVLAAQYAALQSAKVLIDNLSRTEQSVITALTEGRLTFRVLHRQVSHSKLYLLDGGTDPQRRIIMGSANFSEQAFGGWQEETIAAYDDDPGAWIHYGGKYREIREQASQLIDPRLLTDRNRPIEVHDVPVLGDAEARTVLVVGDGAGPRGGLDDRSTIDRRAKIIRNQIGSHVPAARAGKHTLTRTDKRNIREALRVRPPEEREPAALSLDRVNRSATFAGKPFDLSYDPNLAAADARLMVDYFQGFDNFAGTAAQIGDLKAQYFTLWAWLYFSPFICELRNRAALQNRDVIRYERVAIVYGKANCGKSTLVRTLLRSMFPTDPLGPCQPKSNFRTGALFEITHTAKRCPVFFDDVSTKSMGLTGKDFIKDETPPGLDEYPAFVLSMNRQEHGFADEIVKRALLIYTDTALPVYKHLMRQQQDERIRAVTDRLTGHLYKRYVHTILDALQDEPLPADHLALSTGVLSGALHDATADLDPLPWAAPQTWEQYAERRYRGLQAKLRYLLRPEARIAAGSETPQGWWLDGGRIIVRERIDQYGRGAFHWDEVPSTILDDDARSSGHTALHRSELEQFLPNWTAGPARLPETQTESSTPLPVRSRFWSRLRRDRQ; from the coding sequence ATGTCCGTCCTACCCATCCATCAACCTCCTCCACCTGGCAGCGCCACCGGCGATCGGAGCGCCGAGACCGATCCACGACACATGCTCGGCGCCTCTCCGCGGACGGACCAGCCGGGCCTGACGCTCGATGACGGCACGGGCCTGCGTGTCGCGCAGTCTCGATTCGTCGAGGATCGGAAGTTCTCGTGGGATCTGTTCGCCGGGTTCACCTCGTGTCGGATCCTGACCTACTCGGTCGACCTGCGCACCGTGAACCGGCTGGTCACGGACTTCGAGTTCGACGAGATCGAGTGCATCATCGGCACGACGGCAACCATCGACCGCATCGAGAAGGTGCTGGCTGCACAATACGCGGCGCTGCAGAGCGCCAAGGTGCTCATCGACAACCTCTCGAGGACCGAGCAATCGGTCATCACGGCACTGACCGAGGGCAGGTTGACCTTCCGCGTGCTGCACAGGCAGGTCTCACACTCGAAGCTGTACCTCCTCGACGGGGGAACCGACCCGCAGCGGCGCATCATCATGGGTTCGGCGAACTTCTCCGAACAGGCCTTCGGAGGCTGGCAGGAGGAGACCATCGCCGCGTACGACGACGACCCCGGCGCCTGGATCCACTACGGCGGCAAGTACCGCGAGATCCGCGAGCAGGCGTCGCAGCTGATCGACCCGCGATTGCTGACCGACCGCAACCGACCGATCGAGGTGCACGACGTACCTGTCCTCGGCGATGCCGAGGCACGCACGGTCCTCGTGGTCGGCGACGGTGCCGGTCCGCGCGGCGGGCTCGATGACCGCTCGACGATCGACCGCCGGGCCAAGATCATCCGCAACCAGATCGGCTCGCACGTCCCGGCCGCACGCGCCGGCAAGCACACCCTCACCCGGACCGACAAGCGAAACATCCGCGAGGCGCTGCGCGTCCGACCCCCTGAAGAGCGCGAGCCCGCCGCTCTGTCGCTCGACCGCGTCAACCGCAGCGCGACGTTCGCCGGGAAACCCTTCGACCTGTCCTACGACCCGAACTTGGCAGCCGCCGACGCCCGACTCATGGTCGACTACTTCCAGGGCTTCGACAACTTCGCCGGCACCGCCGCGCAGATCGGCGACCTCAAGGCGCAGTACTTCACCCTGTGGGCATGGCTCTACTTCTCGCCGTTCATCTGCGAACTGCGCAACCGGGCCGCCCTGCAGAACCGCGACGTGATCCGCTACGAACGCGTCGCCATCGTCTACGGCAAGGCCAACTGCGGCAAGAGCACCCTCGTCCGCACGCTCCTGCGCTCCATGTTCCCCACCGACCCGCTCGGACCCTGCCAGCCGAAGAGCAACTTCAGGACCGGTGCGCTGTTCGAGATCACCCACACCGCCAAGCGCTGCCCCGTCTTCTTCGACGACGTGTCGACCAAGAGCATGGGCCTGACCGGCAAGGACTTCATCAAGGACGAGACACCACCCGGGCTCGACGAGTACCCCGCGTTCGTCCTGTCGATGAACCGCCAAGAGCACGGCTTCGCGGATGAGATCGTCAAGCGAGCGCTCCTGATCTACACCGACACCGCACTGCCGGTGTACAAGCACCTGATGCGCCAGCAGCAGGACGAACGGATCCGCGCCGTCACCGACCGGCTGACCGGGCACCTCTACAAGCGATACGTCCACACCATCCTGGACGCTCTCCAAGACGAGCCCCTGCCAGCGGACCACCTGGCGCTGTCGACCGGCGTGCTGAGTGGGGCTCTACACGACGCGACGGCAGATCTCGACCCGCTGCCCTGGGCCGCGCCTCAGACCTGGGAGCAGTACGCGGAGCGCCGCTACCGTGGCCTGCAGGCCAAACTGCGCTACCTGCTGCGCCCCGAGGCGAGAATCGCCGCTGGCTCGGAGACGCCGCAGGGGTGGTGGCTCGACGGCGGCCGGATCATCGTGCGCGAGCGGATCGACCAGTACGGGCGCGGCGCCTTCCACTGGGACGAGGTCCCCTCCACCATCCTGGACGACGACGCCCGCAGCAGCGGCCACACGGCCCTGCACCGCAGCGAACTCGAGCAATTCCTGCCCAACTGGACGGCAGGACCCGCGCGCCTTCCCGAGACCCAGACCGAATCAAGCACCCCGCTGCCAGTGCGCTCCCGATTCTGGAGCCGCCTCCGCCGAGACCGGCAGTGA
- a CDS encoding phospholipase D-like domain-containing protein: MEEVDGWVGRTWLSSAGCWRSRLPENLRRGCDSHDVVVGGRAREDALDRGARVRVLMTDYLAITDPDALTQLADLASGGDRRLEVRLFGGGSAAFHPKAYIVWSSAGEAAAGYVGSSNLSASGVDGGVEWNLGVDRVEQAEACVAGS; the protein is encoded by the coding sequence GTGGAGGAGGTTGATGGATGGGTAGGACGGACATGGCTCTCCTCGGCGGGTTGCTGGCGGTCGCGGCTGCCCGAGAACCTACGAAGGGGGTGTGACAGTCATGATGTAGTTGTTGGTGGCCGGGCTCGGGAGGATGCGTTGGACCGGGGCGCCCGCGTCCGCGTTCTGATGACGGACTATTTGGCGATCACCGACCCCGACGCCCTGACGCAGCTGGCGGATCTGGCCTCCGGCGGCGACCGGCGACTGGAGGTGCGCCTGTTCGGTGGCGGGTCAGCTGCGTTCCACCCGAAGGCGTACATCGTCTGGTCCAGCGCCGGCGAGGCCGCCGCCGGCTACGTGGGCAGTTCGAACCTCAGCGCCTCCGGCGTCGACGGGGGAGTGGAATGGAACCTCGGCGTCGACCGGGTGGAGCAAGCTGAGGCGTGCGTCGCTGGCTCGTAA